Proteins found in one Campylobacter canadensis genomic segment:
- the fliY gene encoding flagellar motor switch protein FliY — MKQMKEMKMLNDFLQLFTNECKATIQGLTGKDLNFTEYSEFDIKNNTLKTPIVQSVFESDKGAFAFFSSPVLMSAISEWMMGEEEISKNENLGADEIDASKEAINNIFSALSTALNAQKDLPKFNFSLQSCDFVKDNLNLNGLYKIYFFNVSVNDLNEQISLAISQDVYKLLNVNNQVEEEKVVAAPEIDLKNIGLLMDVRLPIRVRIGSKKMLLKDVLTMDIGSVIELNQLANDPLEILVGDKPFALGEVVIVDGNFGVQITEIGNKKERLESLR, encoded by the coding sequence ATGAAGCAAATGAAGGAAATGAAGATGTTAAATGATTTTTTACAACTATTTACAAATGAGTGTAAAGCTACTATACAAGGGCTAACAGGCAAGGATTTAAACTTTACTGAATATAGTGAATTTGATATTAAAAATAATACATTAAAAACTCCTATTGTTCAAAGTGTTTTTGAAAGCGATAAGGGTGCGTTTGCTTTTTTTTCAAGCCCTGTTTTAATGAGTGCTATTTCTGAATGGATGATGGGTGAAGAAGAAATTAGCAAAAATGAGAATTTAGGAGCTGATGAAATTGATGCTAGTAAAGAAGCAATAAACAATATCTTTTCAGCTTTAAGCACAGCACTTAATGCACAAAAAGATTTACCTAAATTTAATTTCTCTTTGCAAAGTTGCGATTTTGTTAAAGACAATTTAAACTTAAATGGGCTTTATAAAATATATTTTTTCAATGTAAGTGTAAATGATTTAAATGAGCAAATTTCTTTAGCTATTAGTCAAGATGTGTATAAATTGCTTAATGTTAATAATCAAGTAGAAGAAGAAAAAGTTGTAGCAGCACCAGAAATAGATTTAAAAAATATAGGGCTTTTAATGGATGTAAGACTGCCAATTAGAGTTAGAATTGGTAGCAAAAAAATGCTTTTAAAAGATGTTTTAACAATGGATATTGGTTCAGTTATTGAGCTTAATCAATTAGCAAATGACCCACTTGAAATTCTAGTTGGAGATAAACCTTTTGCGCTTGGAGAAGTGGTTATTGTAGATGGTAATTTTGGAGTGCAAATTACAGAAATTGGTAATAAAAAAGAAAGGCTTGAGAGTTTAAGATGA
- the folK gene encoding 2-amino-4-hydroxy-6-hydroxymethyldihydropteridine diphosphokinase: MCNIDFKEAKCLKRQRFFPIKKKKNPAYKYEALISLGANIAPEEFRFKQLFRKFLSDRRIKINQSSFLLINEAFGYKEQKDFTNALVFLQSSLHARELLKLLQHYENIFKRKRTFKNAPRTLDLDIIFFSKKSYKDSRLCLPHIGAYDRTFITLLLGLM, translated from the coding sequence ATGTGCAATATTGATTTTAAAGAAGCAAAATGCTTAAAAAGGCAGAGATTTTTTCCTATTAAAAAAAAGAAAAATCCTGCTTATAAATATGAAGCTTTAATATCTTTAGGGGCAAATATTGCTCCTGAAGAATTTAGATTTAAGCAATTATTTAGAAAATTTTTAAGCGATAGAAGAATTAAAATAAATCAAAGTTCTTTTTTGCTAATTAACGAAGCCTTTGGTTATAAAGAACAAAAAGATTTTACAAACGCTTTAGTGTTTTTGCAAAGTTCTTTGCATGCTAGAGAATTGTTAAAACTTTTACAGCATTATGAAAATATTTTTAAAAGAAAAAGAACTTTTAAAAATGCACCAAGAACTTTAGATTTAGATATAATCTTTTTTAGCAAGAAAAGTTATAAAGATTCTAGATTATGTTTGCCTCATATTGGAGCTTATGATAGAACTTTTATAACTTTACTTTTAGGACTTATGTAA
- a CDS encoding RNA polymerase sigma factor FliA: MQRPFNAYINNLKHEQDELALQYIPALRAMAFRLKERLPASVDVNDLISIATEELIKLARKYDKEQNTNFWGYAKKRVNGAMLDYLRSLDTMSRQNRKIIKDIQIVVDEYINEFDEEPSDEFIAQKLEIEVEKIKEARLSYHIDTLMPLDDRLSDYSNEDENVIEKLDKQIMLEKITSYLEKLDKREQMIIQLYFFEELSLKEISEILNISQSRICQIQSRILNALKKELSNG; this comes from the coding sequence ATGCAAAGACCATTTAATGCTTATATAAATAATTTAAAACACGAGCAAGATGAATTAGCTTTACAGTATATTCCTGCTTTAAGGGCTATGGCTTTTAGACTTAAAGAAAGATTACCAGCTAGTGTAGATGTAAATGATTTAATAAGTATTGCAACAGAAGAATTAATAAAACTCGCAAGAAAATATGATAAAGAGCAAAATACTAATTTTTGGGGCTATGCAAAAAAAAGAGTTAATGGAGCTATGCTTGATTATTTAAGAAGCCTTGATACGATGAGTAGACAAAATAGAAAGATAATTAAAGATATTCAAATTGTAGTAGATGAATATATAAATGAATTTGATGAAGAGCCAAGCGATGAATTTATAGCACAAAAATTAGAAATTGAAGTTGAAAAAATAAAAGAAGCAAGGTTGTCTTATCATATTGATACTCTTATGCCACTTGATGATAGGCTTAGTGATTACTCAAATGAAGATGAGAATGTAATTGAGAAATTAGATAAACAAATAATGCTAGAAAAAATTACATCATATTTAGAAAAATTAGACAAAAGAGAGCAAATGATAATCCAGCTTTATTTCTTTGAAGAGTTAAGTCTTAAAGAAATTAGTGAAATTTTAAATATTTCACAATCAAGAATTTGTCAAATACAAAGTAGAATTCTTAATGCACTTAAAAAAGAGTTAAGCAATGGCTGA
- the neuC gene encoding UDP-N-acetylglucosamine 2-epimerase — MKKILFITGTRADYSKIKSLMHRVQNSSEFELYIFATGMHLSKNFGYTVKELYKNGFKNIYEFINYDKYYQTNKALATTIDGFSRYVNELKPDLIVVHGDRIEPLAAAIVGALNNILVAHIEGGEISGTIDDSLRHAISKLAHIHLVNDEFAKRRLMQLGEDEKSIFIIGSPDLELLNDNKISLSEAKKYYDINYENYALLMFHPVTTEITSIKNQADNLVKALIQSNKNYIVIYPNNDLGFELILQSYEELKNNPRFKLFPSLRFEYFITLLKNADFIIGNSSCILKEALYLKTAGILVGSRQNGRLGNENTLKVNANSDEILKAINTIHKKQDLFSAKLEILDSSKLFFEYLQSGEFFKLSTQKVFKDIK, encoded by the coding sequence GTGAAAAAAATCCTTTTTATAACAGGTACTAGGGCTGATTATTCTAAGATTAAATCTTTAATGCACAGGGTGCAAAACTCAAGTGAATTTGAACTTTACATCTTTGCAACAGGAATGCACTTAAGCAAAAATTTTGGCTATACAGTTAAAGAGCTTTATAAAAATGGCTTTAAAAATATTTATGAATTTATAAATTATGATAAATATTATCAAACTAATAAGGCTTTAGCCACTACAATTGATGGATTTTCAAGGTATGTAAATGAGCTAAAACCTGATTTAATCGTAGTACATGGAGATAGAATTGAGCCTTTAGCAGCAGCTATTGTTGGGGCATTAAATAATATCTTAGTAGCGCATATTGAAGGCGGAGAGATTTCAGGAACTATTGACGATAGCTTACGCCACGCTATATCAAAACTAGCTCATATTCATTTAGTAAATGATGAGTTTGCAAAAAGGCGTTTAATGCAGCTTGGAGAAGATGAAAAATCTATTTTTATCATAGGTTCGCCTGATTTAGAACTTTTAAACGATAATAAAATTTCACTTAGCGAAGCAAAAAAATATTATGATATAAATTATGAAAACTATGCTTTGCTTATGTTTCATCCTGTTACAACTGAAATTACTAGCATTAAAAATCAAGCAGATAATTTAGTAAAAGCACTAATACAAAGTAACAAAAATTATATTGTTATTTATCCAAATAATGATTTAGGTTTTGAATTAATCTTGCAAAGCTATGAAGAGCTTAAAAATAACCCTAGATTTAAGCTTTTTCCATCGCTTAGATTTGAGTATTTTATAACTTTGTTAAAAAATGCTGATTTTATAATAGGTAATTCAAGTTGTATTTTAAAAGAGGCCTTATACTTAAAAACAGCAGGGATTTTAGTTGGCTCAAGGCAAAATGGAAGACTTGGCAATGAAAATACACTAAAAGTTAATGCAAATAGTGATGAAATACTAAAAGCTATTAACACCATTCATAAAAAACAAGATTTATTTAGCGCTAAGTTAGAGATTTTAGATAGCTCAAAATTATTTTTTGAATATTTACAAAGCGGAGAATTTTTTAAACTTAGCACACAAAAAGTTTTTAAGGATATAAAATGA
- the flhF gene encoding flagellar biosynthesis protein FlhF, with translation MADIKHYVFRYKQGENHIQKISELYGNDAQIITIRQVEGNSPSKLAEYEALVAVEECDNKKKQSLAQDEDEAVSINFSQKALANNYLKYENKAEENKEELFPIAHKIQANKESNSIKSLEKKIKIMDDKIEYIMHMKWKEINKDIEIPPEFAIIYNKALKSDMKYEHLKDIMQATFKNMPKAMYSNKEAINRYFYTMLKTMIPCRNQMQFKKQKIMLLVGPTGVGKTTTVAKLAWDYAYSKEHKRYKSAILTLDDFRIGAKEQLLQYASILKLPFFAISDKEELEKSLEQLKAYEVILIDSTGNSQYDKEKIEKLKSFLNIKEYEIEVNLVLNAGMKYEDMLETYEAFNVLNIETLIFTKLDETKNFGNLFSLVFDIKKPVSFFSIGQNVPEDILNANSDYLVKCLLDGFKKEN, from the coding sequence ATGGCTGATATTAAACATTATGTATTTAGATATAAACAAGGCGAAAATCATATTCAAAAAATTAGCGAACTTTATGGAAATGATGCACAGATTATTACAATTAGGCAAGTTGAAGGGAATTCTCCTAGCAAATTAGCAGAATACGAAGCTTTGGTTGCGGTTGAAGAATGTGATAATAAAAAAAAGCAAAGCCTAGCGCAAGATGAAGATGAAGCAGTAAGCATTAATTTTTCTCAAAAAGCGTTGGCAAATAATTATTTAAAATACGAAAATAAAGCCGAAGAAAATAAAGAAGAATTATTTCCTATTGCACATAAAATACAAGCAAATAAAGAATCAAATTCCATAAAATCTTTAGAAAAAAAGATAAAAATAATGGACGATAAAATTGAATACATAATGCATATGAAATGGAAGGAAATAAATAAAGATATTGAAATCCCGCCTGAATTTGCCATTATTTATAATAAAGCTTTAAAAAGCGATATGAAATATGAGCATTTAAAAGATATTATGCAAGCAACTTTTAAAAATATGCCAAAAGCTATGTATTCAAATAAAGAAGCTATTAATAGATATTTTTACACTATGCTAAAAACTATGATTCCTTGCAGAAACCAAATGCAGTTTAAAAAACAAAAAATAATGCTTTTAGTAGGTCCAACAGGGGTTGGAAAAACCACAACTGTAGCAAAATTAGCTTGGGACTATGCTTACTCAAAAGAACATAAAAGGTATAAAAGTGCTATTTTAACCTTAGATGATTTTAGAATAGGCGCAAAAGAACAGCTTTTACAATATGCTTCTATTTTAAAATTACCCTTTTTTGCTATTTCAGATAAAGAAGAGTTAGAAAAATCTTTAGAGCAATTAAAAGCTTATGAAGTAATCTTAATTGATAGTACAGGCAATTCTCAATATGATAAAGAAAAAATTGAAAAATTAAAGTCTTTTTTAAATATTAAAGAATATGAAATTGAGGTTAATTTAGTTTTAAATGCAGGAATGAAATATGAAGATATGCTTGAAACTTATGAAGCTTTTAATGTTTTAAACATAGAAACATTAATTTTTACAAAGCTAGATGAGACTAAGAATTTTGGTAATTTGTTTTCTTTAGTTTTTGATATTAAAAAGCCAGTTTCGTTTTTTTCAATTGGACAAAATGTACCAGAAGATATTTTAAATGCAAATTCAGATTATTTAGTAAAATGCCTACTTGATGGTTTTAAAAAGGAAAATTAA
- the fliM gene encoding flagellar motor switch protein FliM has product MADILSQEEIDALLNSVDSQTPTPETNKKEQEDRQIIIYDFKRPNRVSKEQLRAVKGIHDKLARGLATQISQMMRSMVEIKLHSVDQMTYGEFLMSLPNPTSFNVFSIKPLDGTCVLEINPSIAFPMIDKILGGVGDSIEKNRELTDIEINLLDSILRIMMQKLKESWVVITDMYPSVEAKESSPSVVQIVSQNEIVIMVVMELTIGANSGMINICYPVIYLEPILGRLANRDVMLGETSAKKSRNKEIKTLVGRADMIYDVILGKTEISVGDFLNLEKGNIIKLDKHADDKAIVSVDGKDVFLAQFGVYRFRKSIKILELIKTDKDEVKAVLEEYEIERKTKAGAFDNIQEINNEANEGNEDVK; this is encoded by the coding sequence ATGGCTGATATTTTATCTCAAGAAGAAATTGATGCGCTTTTAAATTCAGTTGATTCTCAAACACCAACACCAGAAACAAATAAAAAAGAACAAGAAGACAGGCAAATAATAATTTATGATTTTAAAAGACCAAACCGTGTAAGCAAAGAGCAATTAAGAGCAGTAAAAGGCATACACGATAAATTAGCAAGAGGCTTAGCAACGCAGATTTCACAAATGATGAGGTCTATGGTTGAGATTAAGCTTCATTCGGTTGACCAGATGACTTATGGCGAGTTTTTGATGTCTTTGCCAAATCCAACTAGTTTTAATGTTTTTTCAATTAAACCGCTTGATGGTACTTGTGTTTTAGAGATTAATCCTAGCATAGCCTTTCCTATGATAGATAAAATTTTAGGCGGGGTTGGAGATAGTATTGAAAAAAATAGAGAATTAACAGATATAGAAATTAATCTTCTTGATAGTATTTTAAGAATTATGATGCAAAAATTAAAAGAAAGCTGGGTGGTAATTACTGATATGTATCCTAGCGTAGAAGCTAAAGAAAGTAGCCCAAGTGTTGTGCAAATAGTTTCACAAAATGAAATTGTAATAATGGTTGTAATGGAGCTAACTATTGGTGCAAATAGCGGTATGATAAATATTTGTTATCCTGTAATTTATCTTGAGCCTATTTTAGGAAGACTTGCTAATCGTGATGTTATGCTTGGTGAAACAAGTGCTAAAAAAAGTCGTAATAAAGAAATTAAAACCTTAGTTGGTCGTGCTGATATGATTTATGATGTGATTTTAGGCAAGACAGAAATAAGTGTAGGTGATTTTTTAAATTTAGAAAAAGGAAATATTATTAAACTAGACAAACACGCTGATGATAAGGCTATTGTTAGTGTTGATGGAAAAGATGTTTTTTTAGCTCAATTTGGTGTTTATAGATTTAGAAAATCAATTAAAATTTTAGAGTTAATTAAAACAGATAAAGATGAAGTAAAAGCAGTTTTAGAAGAATACGAGATTGAAAGAAAAACTAAAGCAGGTGCATTTGATAATATCCAAGAAATAAATAATGAAGCAAATGAAGGAAATGAAGATGTTAAATGA
- a CDS encoding P-loop NTPase, translating into MQNQADKLVELMQQEKVNNKENKHTKVIAITSGKGGVGKSTVSANIANLLAKNNYKVALFDADIGLANLDVILNVKIGKNLLHVLKGECSLKDIIKEVKTNLLLIPGDSGGEILKLANSSYFEMLLNDSQLLNDLDFLIIDTGAGISETTMHFLSIADEVVIVTTPDPAAITDAYATIKVSSNSRKDFSMLINIAKNEKEALNLYTNISRVANTNIKTNPEISYLGYLQSSQNIIDCIKSRELFTDKISSDTRNLKNALNTLLAKMERNVLSSESNITNFFKRLMDRF; encoded by the coding sequence ATGCAAAATCAAGCAGATAAATTAGTAGAATTAATGCAACAAGAAAAAGTAAATAATAAAGAAAATAAGCATACAAAGGTAATAGCAATTACAAGCGGTAAAGGTGGGGTTGGTAAAAGTACAGTGAGTGCTAATATTGCTAATTTACTTGCAAAAAATAATTATAAAGTAGCCTTGTTTGATGCTGATATTGGCCTTGCTAACTTAGATGTGATTTTAAATGTAAAAATAGGCAAAAATCTTTTACATGTTTTAAAAGGAGAATGTTCTTTAAAAGATATTATTAAGGAAGTAAAAACAAATTTGTTATTAATTCCAGGAGATAGCGGTGGAGAGATACTAAAATTAGCAAATTCTAGCTATTTTGAAATGTTATTAAATGATTCTCAATTATTAAATGACTTAGATTTTTTAATAATTGATACAGGAGCAGGAATTAGTGAAACTACAATGCACTTTTTAAGTATTGCTGATGAGGTTGTTATTGTTACTACGCCTGATCCTGCTGCGATTACTGATGCTTATGCTACTATTAAGGTAAGTTCAAACAGTAGAAAAGATTTTTCAATGCTAATTAATATTGCAAAAAATGAAAAAGAAGCTTTGAATTTATACACAAATATAAGCAGAGTTGCAAATACAAATATAAAAACAAATCCTGAAATATCATATTTAGGATATTTACAAAGTTCGCAAAATATAATAGATTGCATTAAAAGTAGAGAACTATTTACTGATAAAATAAGCTCTGATACAAGAAATTTAAAGAATGCTTTAAACACCTTGCTTGCAAAAATGGAACGAAATGTGCTTTCATCTGAAAGTAATATTACTAACTTTTTTAAAAGATTAATGGATAGGTTTTAA
- a CDS encoding alpha-2,3-sialyltransferase gives MSKNVIIAGNGPSLKNINYKRLPKEYDVFRCNQFYFEEKYYLGKNIKAAFFNPGIFLEQYYTLSEIKKTYKIENIFCSSYKVPYIDNYRILDIFNDYFCDVVLAHNFINKLKSFKQLINYNEIFFNKRITSSVYMCAVAIALGYKNIYLCGVDFYEGDEKYAFNPITNSIKSFFPNIDKDFSPGNFHSKEYDLEILSFLAKEYKVNIFSLCDNSVLKEYFPLANENESNFTLVSKENSQDLILPEKTPAINKYKSILNSYVKDNNDNIKFNEILENSRKILDLNKEEIKDNKEQINKLQIKQEELKNEILKIKNENITLQNTIKNQEQTILNKDKIIKSQEDKLKLILKEKEDLELYIKDNEKFITIGKLVEKNPYSHIFKYKKYINNGGGV, from the coding sequence ATGAGTAAAAATGTAATTATAGCAGGAAATGGACCAAGTTTAAAAAATATTAATTATAAAAGATTGCCTAAAGAATACGATGTTTTTAGGTGTAATCAGTTTTATTTTGAAGAAAAATATTATTTAGGTAAAAATATTAAAGCGGCATTTTTTAATCCTGGAATATTTTTAGAGCAATATTACACTTTAAGTGAAATTAAAAAAACATATAAAATAGAAAATATTTTTTGCTCAAGCTATAAAGTTCCTTACATTGATAATTACAGAATTTTAGATATTTTTAATGATTATTTTTGCGATGTAGTTTTAGCTCATAATTTTATAAATAAGTTAAAAAGCTTTAAGCAACTAATAAATTACAATGAAATATTTTTTAATAAAAGAATAACTTCTAGTGTTTATATGTGTGCAGTTGCCATTGCGTTAGGATATAAAAATATATATTTATGTGGTGTTGATTTTTATGAAGGTGATGAAAAATATGCTTTTAATCCAATAACTAATTCAATTAAAAGCTTTTTTCCTAATATTGATAAAGACTTTTCTCCAGGTAATTTTCACAGCAAAGAATATGATTTAGAGATTTTATCCTTTTTAGCTAAAGAATATAAAGTAAATATTTTTTCACTTTGTGATAATAGTGTTTTAAAAGAATATTTCCCTTTAGCAAATGAAAATGAAAGTAATTTTACACTTGTAAGTAAAGAAAATTCTCAAGATTTAATCTTGCCAGAAAAAACCCCAGCTATAAATAAATACAAAAGTATTTTAAATAGTTATGTAAAAGATAATAATGATAATATAAAATTTAATGAGATTTTAGAAAACTCAAGAAAAATTTTAGATTTAAATAAAGAAGAAATAAAAGATAACAAAGAACAAATAAATAAACTTCAAATCAAACAAGAAGAACTTAAAAATGAAATATTAAAAATAAAAAATGAAAATATAACACTACAAAATACAATTAAAAATCAAGAACAAACAATTTTAAATAAAGATAAAATAATTAAAAGCCAAGAAGATAAATTAAAATTAATTTTAAAAGAAAAAGAAGATTTAGAGCTTTACATAAAAGATAATGAAAAATTTATTACTATTGGCAAATTAGTTGAAAAAAACCCTTATTCTCATATTTTTAAGTATAAAAAATACATAAACAATGGGGGGGGGGTATGA
- the aroQ gene encoding type II 3-dehydroquinate dehydratase, translating into MKVMVIQGPNLNMLGQRDPRIYGTMTMAQIHEQMGYAAKESNVEIEFFQSNFEGEIIDKIQECVGTCNAIIINAGGYSHTSLAIADAISAAMMPVIEVHISNIYAREEIRQKSLLSPVCAGTITGFGPFGYHLALLSAIQMMQQQAALEQAAKANQQAK; encoded by the coding sequence ATGAAAGTAATGGTAATTCAAGGACCAAATTTAAATATGCTAGGTCAAAGAGACCCAAGAATTTATGGCACAATGACAATGGCACAAATTCACGAGCAAATGGGCTATGCTGCTAAAGAAAGCAATGTAGAAATTGAGTTTTTTCAAAGCAATTTTGAAGGCGAAATAATTGATAAAATTCAAGAATGTGTTGGCACTTGCAATGCGATTATTATTAATGCTGGTGGATATTCTCACACTTCACTTGCTATTGCTGATGCAATTAGTGCTGCTATGATGCCAGTAATTGAAGTGCATATTAGCAATATTTATGCAAGAGAAGAAATAAGACAAAAAAGTTTATTAAGTCCAGTTTGTGCAGGAACTATTACAGGTTTTGGACCTTTTGGATATCATTTAGCTTTATTAAGTGCAATTCAAATGATGCAACAACAAGCTGCTTTAGAACAAGCTGCAAAGGCAAATCAACAAGCAAAATAA
- a CDS encoding TIGR00730 family Rossman fold protein, which produces MSKIISVFGSARLSEDSVYYKECFSLCDKLAKLGYGIKTGGGGGIMQAANKAAYLNNVESIGINIKLPHEQKLNEYCTKSYLFTDLSLRKQELLKDVQAVIVCAGGYGTLDELFEILTLSQTKLKTMKIILFNKEFFSPLIDFFKNTLLKHNLIDNESLKIFTLCDNEEEVLKYLHL; this is translated from the coding sequence ATGAGTAAAATTATAAGCGTTTTTGGTTCAGCAAGACTTAGCGAAGATAGTGTTTATTATAAAGAATGTTTTTCATTATGCGATAAATTAGCAAAATTAGGATATGGCATAAAAACAGGCGGCGGCGGCGGTATAATGCAAGCTGCAAATAAGGCTGCTTATTTAAATAATGTTGAGAGCATTGGCATTAACATTAAATTACCGCATGAGCAAAAACTTAATGAATATTGCACAAAATCATATTTATTTACTGATTTATCTTTAAGAAAACAAGAATTGTTAAAAGATGTACAAGCAGTTATTGTTTGTGCTGGTGGATACGGTACTCTTGATGAATTATTTGAGATTTTAACATTAAGTCAAACTAAACTAAAAACTATGAAAATAATTTTATTTAATAAAGAATTTTTTTCTCCATTAATAGATTTTTTTAAAAATACCTTACTTAAACATAATTTAATAGATAACGAAAGTTTAAAAATATTTACTTTATGTGATAATGAAGAAGAAGTGCTTAAGTATTTACACTTATAA
- a CDS encoding cytidylyltransferase domain-containing protein, which translates to MSLAIIPARGGSKGIKNKNLVLLNNKPLIYYTIKAALNAKSISKVVVSSDSDEILNYAKSQNVDILKRPISLAQDNTTSDKVLLHALKFYKDYEDVVFLQPTSPLRTNIHIDEAFNLYKNSNANALISVSECDNKILKAFVCNEYGDLTGICNDEYPFMPRQKLPKTYMSNGAIYILKIKEFLNNPSFLQNKSKHFLMDESSSLDIDCLEDLKKAEKYIINLSI; encoded by the coding sequence ATGAGCTTAGCAATAATCCCTGCTCGTGGTGGCTCAAAGGGTATTAAAAATAAAAATTTGGTTTTATTAAACAATAAACCTTTAATTTATTACACCATTAAAGCTGCGCTAAATGCTAAAAGCATTAGTAAAGTCGTTGTAAGCAGTGATAGCGATGAAATTTTAAATTATGCAAAAAGCCAAAATGTTGATATTTTAAAACGCCCAATTAGCCTTGCACAAGATAATACCACAAGCGATAAAGTGCTGTTACATGCTCTAAAATTTTATAAAGATTATGAAGATGTAGTTTTTTTACAACCCACTTCGCCGCTAAGAACAAATATTCATATTGATGAGGCTTTTAATCTTTATAAAAATAGCAATGCAAATGCCCTAATTAGCGTAAGCGAATGTGATAATAAAATTCTAAAAGCCTTTGTTTGTAATGAATATGGCGATTTAACAGGGATTTGTAATGATGAATATCCTTTTATGCCAAGGCAAAAATTGCCTAAAACATATATGAGCAATGGTGCAATTTATATTTTAAAGATAAAAGAATTTTTAAACAATCCTAGTTTTTTGCAAAACAAAAGTAAGCATTTTTTAATGGATGAAAGTTCAAGTTTAGATATTGATTGTTTAGAGGATTTAAAAAAAGCTGAAAAATATATAATAAATCTAAGTATTTAA
- the neuB gene encoding N-acetylneuraminate synthase yields the protein MKEIKIQNIIINEEKAPLVVPEIGINHNGSLELAKIMVDAAFSAGAKIIKHQTHIVEDEMSKAAKKVIPGNAKISIYEIMQKCALDYKDELALKEYTEKLGLVYLSTPFSRAGANRLEDMGVSAFKIGSGECNNYPLIKHIAAFKKPMIVSTGMNSIESIKPTVKILLDNEIPFVLMHTTNLYPTPHNLVRLNAMLELKKEFSCMVGLSDHTTDNLACLGAVALGACVLERHFTDSMHRSGPDIVCSMDTKALKELIMQSEQMAIMRGNNESKKAAKQEQVTIDFAFASVVSIKDIKKGEVLSMDNIWVKRPGLGGISAAEFENILGKKALRDIENDTQLSYEDFA from the coding sequence ATGAAAGAAATAAAAATACAAAATATAATCATAAACGAAGAAAAAGCACCCTTAGTCGTGCCTGAAATAGGCATTAATCATAACGGCAGTTTAGAACTAGCTAAAATTATGGTAGATGCAGCCTTTAGCGCAGGTGCTAAGATTATAAAGCATCAAACCCACATTGTTGAAGATGAGATGAGCAAGGCCGCTAAAAAAGTAATTCCTGGCAATGCAAAAATAAGCATTTATGAGATTATGCAAAAATGCGCTTTGGATTATAAAGATGAACTAGCACTTAAAGAATACACAGAAAAATTAGGTCTTGTTTATCTTAGCACACCCTTTTCTCGTGCAGGTGCAAACCGCTTAGAAGATATGGGAGTTAGTGCTTTTAAGATTGGTTCAGGCGAGTGTAATAATTATCCGCTTATTAAACACATAGCAGCCTTTAAAAAGCCTATGATAGTTAGCACAGGAATGAATAGCATTGAAAGTATAAAACCAACTGTCAAAATCTTATTAGACAATGAAATTCCCTTTGTTTTAATGCACACGACCAATCTTTACCCAACCCCGCATAATCTTGTAAGATTAAACGCTATGCTTGAATTAAAAAAAGAATTTTCTTGCATGGTAGGCTTAAGCGACCACACAACAGATAATCTTGCATGTTTAGGTGCGGTTGCACTTGGTGCTTGTGTGCTTGAAAGACATTTTACTGATAGTATGCATAGAAGTGGCCCTGATATAGTTTGTTCTATGGATACAAAGGCTTTAAAAGAGCTAATTATGCAAAGTGAGCAAATGGCTATAATGAGAGGAAATAATGAAAGCAAAAAAGCAGCTAAGCAAGAACAAGTTACAATTGATTTTGCCTTTGCAAGCGTAGTTAGCATTAAAGATATTAAAAAAGGCGAAGTTTTATCTATGGACAATATTTGGGTTAAAAGACCTGGACTTGGTGGAATTAGTGCGGCTGAATTTGAAAATATTTTAGGCAAAAAAGCATTAAGAGATATAGAAAATGATACCCAGTTAAGCTATGAGGATTTTGCGTGA